The segment TTTACAGTTTCGGGATCATATCGTTTCACTACTTTTCATCTGACCACAATCCACATAAACGATGCTTTACAACTTCTTTTTACCAGTTATTCAGGAGTGGATATAAATGGCAGTAGCAAAATGGAATGGCGTCATACTTGCAGAAAGTGATGCAGTAAAAGAAATCGAAGGGAATCTGTACTTCCCGCCTGACTCGGTGAACAGGGAATACCTGCGCGAATCGGATACGCGTTCGACCTGTCCCTGGAAAGGTCTGGGATATTACTATGACATCGTTGTAGGGGATGAAGTAAATGAAGATGCAGCCTGGTATTATCCGGAACCAAAACCGG is part of the Methanococcoides methylutens MM1 genome and harbors:
- a CDS encoding DUF427 domain-containing protein; the encoded protein is MAVAKWNGVILAESDAVKEIEGNLYFPPDSVNREYLRESDTRSTCPWKGLGYYYDIVVGDEVNEDAAWYYPEPKPAAKEITGYVAFWKGVEVTP